The proteins below come from a single Arthrobacter sp. zg-Y1171 genomic window:
- a CDS encoding bifunctional [glutamine synthetase] adenylyltransferase/[glutamine synthetase]-adenylyl-L-tyrosine phosphorylase, which produces MSLTRRLIATGFRDLEKSTRFLAASELEGIDEDALFAGFNCAADPDLALQSLVRLIGRAPELVELVNGGAERSEALFRLLGASDALAEFLMRHPGDVGVLRRELRAEPGSTDEPTLRASLLDAVHAGSGAAPVAGLTGTEAYVALRSRYRRHLLDLAVRDLGAASPTDFLPAAGRELADLAGAALEAALAVSRAELTANYPAEEISAVRLAVIGMGKAGARELNYISDVDVIYVIEASGLPEERASAIGTALAAGISRAINASAPEPPLWEVDTNLRPEGKDGPLVRTLDSHLNYYQRWAHSWEFQALLKARAMAGDRDLGRRYEEAVAPLIWSSSERDGFVESVQAMRRRVTDNIPAHEEARQLKLGSGGLRDVEFTVQLLQLVHGRIDESLRVRTTTAAIAALSDAGYIGRTDARELDESYRYLRVLEHRIQMVHMRRTHLMPEGEAALRALAKSSAGSLSLERPSAERLREQWQRRKRLVRRLHESIFYRPLLSTAANLSADEVRLTPEAAQARLAALGYADPRGAMRHIEALTVGVSRRAALQRQLLPVLLAWLADGVDPDAGLLGFRRLSENLGDTHWYLGMLRDSSAAGERLCSILSSSRFITDLLEVSPESTSWLASDKELVPASFDTQWQEIQSKMSRHPHPAEAMRLIRLIRRREMLRIAIADSAGLLSQQDVGRALADADRAAVLGALHVAESEVFGGSEKLTDLLVVAMGRQGGREIGYGSDADVMYVHRPLPGADPAAAQAQAEKVVSQISTFLQQPCSPAVQAERPLVLDAGLRPEGRQGPMVRSLESYAGYYERWSVIWEAQALLRARPMAGSDALAEEFMALIDPVRYPDAVTVKDVREIRRIKARVEAERLPRGADPSRQLKLGRGSLSDVEWLVQLLQLQHAHRVPELRTTATLPALDAIEAADLLPAVDVDTLRQAWLLASRVRSANVIRGGRNPDVLPSSRRELDAVARWCGYGAGQGGDLEEDYLKLTRHARAVFERYFYGYGT; this is translated from the coding sequence ATGAGCCTGACTCGACGGCTGATCGCCACGGGTTTCCGCGACCTGGAAAAAAGCACGCGGTTCCTGGCGGCTTCGGAGCTTGAGGGCATCGATGAGGACGCACTGTTCGCGGGGTTCAACTGCGCGGCGGATCCGGACCTGGCACTGCAGTCGCTGGTTCGGCTGATCGGCCGTGCCCCGGAGCTGGTGGAACTGGTCAACGGCGGCGCCGAGCGGAGCGAAGCCCTGTTCCGGCTCCTGGGGGCCTCCGATGCCCTGGCGGAGTTCCTGATGCGGCACCCCGGGGATGTCGGAGTGCTGCGCCGCGAGCTGCGCGCCGAACCGGGCAGCACCGATGAACCCACCCTGCGGGCCTCGCTGCTGGACGCCGTGCATGCGGGCAGCGGCGCAGCGCCCGTGGCCGGCCTGACGGGCACCGAAGCCTACGTGGCGCTGCGGTCCCGGTACCGCCGGCACCTGCTGGACCTTGCCGTGCGGGACCTTGGTGCGGCGTCGCCCACTGACTTCCTGCCTGCGGCTGGACGCGAACTCGCCGACCTGGCCGGCGCGGCCCTGGAAGCTGCGCTGGCGGTCTCCCGGGCGGAGCTGACGGCAAACTATCCTGCCGAAGAGATCTCCGCTGTACGCCTGGCCGTCATCGGGATGGGCAAGGCCGGCGCGCGGGAACTGAACTACATCTCCGACGTGGACGTCATCTACGTGATCGAAGCCTCCGGGTTGCCGGAAGAGCGGGCCTCCGCCATCGGCACGGCGCTGGCCGCCGGGATTTCCCGCGCCATCAACGCTTCGGCACCGGAGCCCCCGCTTTGGGAGGTGGATACGAACCTGCGCCCCGAGGGCAAGGACGGCCCGCTGGTGCGCACGCTGGACTCGCATCTGAACTACTACCAGCGCTGGGCGCACAGCTGGGAGTTCCAGGCGCTCCTGAAGGCCCGCGCCATGGCAGGGGACAGGGACCTGGGCCGGCGCTACGAAGAAGCCGTCGCCCCCTTGATCTGGAGCAGTTCCGAGCGGGACGGATTCGTGGAATCGGTGCAGGCCATGCGCCGCAGGGTCACCGACAATATTCCGGCCCACGAAGAGGCGCGGCAGCTGAAGCTGGGCAGCGGCGGACTGCGCGACGTCGAATTCACGGTCCAGCTGCTGCAGCTGGTGCACGGCCGGATCGATGAATCCCTCCGGGTGCGCACCACCACCGCGGCGATTGCCGCGCTCAGCGACGCCGGGTACATCGGGCGCACCGATGCCCGGGAACTGGACGAGTCCTACCGCTACCTCCGTGTCCTTGAACACCGCATCCAAATGGTCCACATGCGCCGGACCCACCTGATGCCCGAGGGTGAGGCCGCACTGCGGGCCCTGGCCAAGTCCAGCGCGGGATCCCTTTCGCTGGAGCGGCCCAGTGCCGAACGCCTGCGGGAGCAGTGGCAGCGCCGCAAGCGACTGGTGCGGCGGCTCCATGAGAGCATCTTCTACCGCCCGCTGCTGAGCACCGCGGCGAACCTGAGCGCGGACGAGGTCCGGCTGACGCCCGAGGCCGCGCAGGCCCGCCTGGCCGCACTCGGCTACGCAGATCCCCGCGGGGCCATGCGCCACATCGAGGCTCTGACCGTGGGGGTCAGCCGCCGTGCCGCGCTGCAGCGGCAGCTCCTCCCGGTGCTGCTGGCGTGGCTGGCCGACGGCGTGGACCCCGACGCCGGCCTGCTGGGTTTCCGGCGGCTCAGCGAAAACCTGGGCGATACGCACTGGTACCTGGGCATGCTGCGCGATTCTTCGGCCGCGGGGGAGCGGCTGTGCTCCATTCTGTCCTCAAGCCGGTTCATTACCGACCTGCTGGAGGTTTCGCCGGAATCCACGTCCTGGCTGGCCTCCGACAAGGAACTGGTGCCGGCGTCGTTTGACACGCAGTGGCAGGAAATCCAGTCAAAGATGTCCCGCCACCCCCATCCCGCGGAGGCGATGCGGCTGATCCGGCTGATCCGCCGGCGGGAGATGCTGCGCATTGCCATCGCCGACAGCGCGGGCCTGCTCAGCCAGCAGGACGTCGGCCGTGCCCTGGCCGATGCTGACCGTGCCGCAGTCCTGGGGGCCCTGCACGTGGCGGAGTCCGAGGTGTTCGGCGGCAGCGAGAAGCTCACCGATCTGCTGGTGGTCGCGATGGGGCGGCAGGGCGGACGGGAGATCGGCTACGGTTCCGACGCGGACGTGATGTACGTGCACCGCCCGCTGCCCGGCGCCGACCCGGCCGCAGCGCAGGCGCAGGCCGAGAAGGTCGTCTCCCAGATCTCCACCTTCCTGCAGCAGCCCTGCAGCCCGGCCGTCCAGGCCGAACGCCCGTTGGTTCTCGACGCCGGGCTGCGCCCCGAAGGACGGCAGGGGCCGATGGTACGCAGCCTGGAATCCTACGCCGGCTACTACGAGCGCTGGTCGGTGATCTGGGAGGCACAGGCCCTGCTGCGGGCACGTCCGATGGCCGGCAGCGATGCCCTTGCCGAAGAGTTCATGGCGCTGATCGATCCGGTCCGCTACCCGGATGCGGTTACGGTCAAGGACGTGCGGGAAATCCGCCGGATCAAGGCCAGGGTGGAAGCCGAACGCCTGCCCCGGGGCGCGGATCCCTCCCGCCAGCTCAAACTCGGACGCGGCAGCCTCAGCGACGTCGAGTGGCTGGTCCAGCTGCTCCAGCTGCAGCACGCACACCGGGTGCCGGAGCTGCGGACGACGGCGACACTACCCGCGCTGGACGCGATCGAGGCAGCGGACCTGCTTCCCGCCGTCGACGTCGACACCCTCCGGCAGGCCTGGCTGCTCGCCAGCCGGGTCCGAAGCGCAAATGTGATCCGCGGCGGACGGAACCCCGATGTGCTGCCGTCCTCCCGCCGGGAACTGGATGCCGTGGCCCGCTGGTGCGGTTACGGCGCCGGCCAGGGCGGGGACCTGGAGGAGGACTATCTCAAGCTCACCCGGCACGCCCGGGCCGTTTTCGAACGGTATTTCTACGGATACGGGACCTAG
- a CDS encoding amino acid ABC transporter substrate-binding protein/permease, with translation MLSGKRALKGPAKLAVPLTTFLATLALLLGIPAAGAYAADGVEGETFVIGTDTTFAPFEFRENGELVGIDMDLLNAIAEEEGFNVEIQSLGFDAALQSLQSNQVDGVIAGMSITDERRQVFDFSDPYFESGIQMAVAENNNDVKGYEDLRGKRVAVKTGTEGQTFAESIKDQYGFEVVAFAQSAQMYDDVKAGGSVAVFDDYPVLAYGVASGNGLKTVTEKEAGSSYGFAVNKGANPELLTAFNAGLADLKESGEYDEILDTYLEAGAKDSSFWSLITDNGPAFAKGMGLTLLATALSLLFALILGVFFGFLKVGSSKILRGIATVYVSIFRGTPVLVQAFFFYFGLPQIIGQPVDVLTAGVLTLSLNAGAYMTEIVRGGIQSVDPGQMEAARSLGLGYGKTMQKVIIPQAIKIMTPSFINQFVITLKDTSLLAVIGFAELTYQGQQIYAVNFRTAEVLIIVAALYFIVITLLTKLADVLDKRFNK, from the coding sequence TTGCTTAGTGGCAAACGGGCCTTAAAGGGCCCGGCTAAACTGGCCGTACCGCTGACCACCTTCCTCGCAACCCTGGCTTTGCTGCTGGGGATACCTGCGGCCGGAGCCTATGCAGCGGACGGCGTCGAGGGTGAGACCTTCGTCATCGGCACCGATACCACCTTCGCACCGTTCGAATTCCGTGAAAACGGCGAACTGGTCGGTATCGATATGGACCTTCTCAACGCAATCGCCGAGGAGGAGGGCTTCAATGTCGAAATCCAGTCCCTCGGCTTTGACGCGGCGCTGCAGTCGCTGCAGTCCAACCAAGTGGACGGCGTCATTGCCGGCATGTCCATCACGGATGAGCGCCGGCAGGTCTTCGACTTCTCGGATCCGTACTTCGAGTCCGGCATCCAGATGGCCGTCGCCGAGAACAACAACGACGTCAAGGGGTACGAGGACCTGCGCGGCAAGCGCGTAGCGGTCAAGACCGGCACGGAAGGGCAGACCTTCGCCGAGTCCATCAAGGACCAGTACGGCTTTGAGGTGGTTGCGTTCGCGCAGTCCGCCCAGATGTACGACGACGTCAAGGCCGGCGGCTCCGTGGCCGTGTTTGATGATTACCCCGTGCTTGCCTACGGCGTGGCCTCCGGCAACGGCCTGAAGACCGTCACCGAAAAGGAAGCCGGCAGCTCGTACGGATTCGCCGTGAACAAGGGTGCCAACCCCGAGCTCCTCACCGCCTTCAACGCCGGCCTCGCCGACTTGAAGGAAAGCGGCGAGTACGACGAAATCCTGGATACCTACCTGGAAGCCGGTGCCAAGGACTCAAGCTTCTGGTCCCTCATCACGGACAACGGCCCGGCCTTCGCCAAGGGCATGGGCCTGACCCTGCTGGCAACCGCGCTGTCGTTGCTCTTCGCCCTCATCCTGGGCGTGTTCTTCGGCTTCCTGAAGGTCGGCTCGTCAAAGATCCTGCGCGGCATCGCCACCGTGTACGTGAGCATCTTCCGCGGCACCCCGGTGCTGGTCCAGGCCTTCTTCTTCTACTTCGGCCTGCCGCAGATCATCGGCCAGCCGGTGGACGTACTTACGGCCGGCGTGCTGACGCTGAGCCTGAACGCCGGCGCCTACATGACCGAGATTGTCCGCGGCGGCATCCAGTCCGTGGATCCCGGCCAGATGGAAGCGGCACGCAGCCTCGGACTGGGCTACGGGAAGACCATGCAGAAGGTCATCATTCCCCAGGCCATCAAGATCATGACGCCTTCCTTCATCAACCAGTTCGTCATTACCTTGAAGGACACCTCCCTGCTTGCGGTTATCGGCTTTGCGGAGCTGACGTACCAGGGCCAGCAGATCTACGCGGTGA